One Lacunisphaera limnophila DNA window includes the following coding sequences:
- a CDS encoding 3-keto-disaccharide hydrolase produces MNYPRLLLAACALLGATAVAQEKPKITAVERSQGWRFLFDGGSLADWRGYGQNRVPKNWTVLDGWLTSTGGPALVSEEEFKDFELLFDWKADEGGVCEVYLRADEDRAMPEESGLLVELAGGTGMGGNGGLTELWRTITPQPGLWHRSKVTVYGNQVEHWVDGERVLTYMVDTAAWRAAVAASRFKDVRAYGMHREGRIVLSGKNASFRNIKIRPL; encoded by the coding sequence ATGAACTACCCCCGGCTGTTGCTCGCGGCCTGCGCCCTACTGGGCGCGACAGCGGTCGCGCAGGAAAAACCGAAGATCACGGCGGTCGAGCGGTCCCAGGGCTGGCGTTTTCTCTTTGATGGCGGCTCGCTCGCCGACTGGCGCGGCTACGGGCAGAACCGGGTGCCGAAAAACTGGACGGTGCTTGACGGCTGGCTGACCTCGACTGGCGGACCGGCGCTGGTGTCGGAGGAGGAATTCAAGGATTTCGAACTGCTCTTTGATTGGAAGGCCGACGAGGGCGGCGTGTGCGAGGTCTACCTGCGGGCCGACGAGGATCGCGCGATGCCCGAGGAATCGGGCCTGCTCGTAGAGCTGGCCGGCGGGACCGGCATGGGCGGCAACGGCGGGCTCACCGAACTTTGGCGCACGATCACCCCGCAGCCCGGACTCTGGCATCGCAGCAAGGTGACCGTCTACGGCAACCAGGTGGAGCACTGGGTGGATGGGGAGCGGGTGCTGACCTACATGGTCGACACGGCTGCCTGGCGCGCTGCGGTGGCCGCGAGCCGGTTCAAGGATGTCCGGGCCTATGGCATGCACCGCGAGGGTCGCATCGTGTTGTCGGGCAAGAACGCGTCGTTTCGGAATATCAAGATCCGGCCATTGTGA
- a CDS encoding TolC family protein, with product MPANAEPLSLARAIELALAKNFSIQVEGYDAAIASARVTESLGKFDPVLSGAYTTSGNRNPLLTFDPTSGDRNTTYDTADSYDVGVSGLLPWGLTYRLGASTTNARGTFNGYADNYDSFAGFSGTQPLLRDFGFGPTLASIRIARTNRAISEWQYRQTVIDVITGVTYAYHDLNFAYAALRTATRSRDLAAGLLDENEKRFKVGSMSEYDVTAARSRVAGREEDLLSAERQVRNAENFLKQLISDDRTPALLGRRLALEPPAPAPIVVVDAAADFRVALEKRPDYQQAKLSLRRSDLNSRLQRNQLLPRVDLVGSYGYNGLDADRSASRRQVEDKDYRSYSWGVVVSVPLTFTTERGRYRAAKLQQRQAATSLEQVEQAIVVSVGNAAGQIETAQKRISANREARELAQATLDAEVKRLRVGQSSTFFVAQQQELLSIAEVREAAAMSDYHKALAEYDRQLGLTLEKLNVTLDTPK from the coding sequence ATGCCGGCCAACGCGGAGCCCCTCTCCCTGGCCCGCGCGATCGAACTGGCCCTCGCCAAGAACTTTTCCATCCAGGTCGAGGGCTACGATGCCGCCATCGCCTCCGCGCGCGTGACCGAGTCGCTCGGCAAATTCGACCCGGTCCTCAGCGGGGCCTATACCACCAGCGGCAATCGGAACCCGTTGCTCACCTTCGATCCCACCTCCGGTGATCGCAACACGACCTACGACACCGCCGATTCGTACGACGTCGGCGTCAGCGGACTCCTTCCCTGGGGCCTGACCTACCGGCTCGGCGCCAGCACCACCAACGCCCGCGGGACCTTCAACGGTTACGCCGACAACTACGACTCCTTCGCCGGCTTCTCCGGTACCCAACCGCTGCTGCGCGACTTTGGTTTCGGCCCGACCCTCGCCTCGATCCGCATCGCACGCACCAACCGCGCCATCAGCGAATGGCAATACCGCCAGACCGTCATCGATGTCATCACCGGCGTCACCTACGCCTACCACGACCTCAACTTCGCCTACGCCGCCCTGCGCACCGCCACCCGCTCCCGCGATCTCGCCGCCGGCCTGCTCGACGAGAACGAGAAGCGCTTCAAGGTCGGCTCCATGTCCGAGTACGACGTCACCGCCGCCCGCTCCCGCGTGGCCGGCCGCGAGGAGGATCTCCTCTCCGCCGAGCGCCAGGTGCGCAACGCCGAGAACTTCCTGAAACAGCTCATCTCGGACGACCGCACCCCCGCCCTGCTGGGCCGCCGCCTCGCCCTGGAGCCGCCCGCCCCGGCGCCGATCGTCGTGGTGGACGCCGCCGCCGACTTCCGCGTCGCGCTGGAAAAGCGCCCCGACTACCAGCAGGCGAAGCTCTCGCTCAGGCGCAGCGACCTCAACTCCCGCCTCCAGCGCAATCAGCTCCTCCCCCGCGTGGACCTCGTCGGCAGCTACGGGTACAACGGCCTCGACGCCGACCGTTCCGCCAGCCGCCGGCAGGTCGAGGACAAGGACTACCGCAGTTACAGCTGGGGCGTGGTCGTTTCCGTCCCGCTCACCTTCACGACCGAACGCGGCCGCTACCGCGCCGCCAAACTCCAGCAGCGCCAGGCCGCGACCTCGCTTGAGCAGGTGGAGCAGGCCATCGTCGTCTCCGTCGGCAACGCCGCCGGCCAGATCGAGACCGCCCAGAAACGCATCTCGGCCAACCGCGAAGCGCGTGAACTCGCCCAAGCCACCCTCGACGCCGAGGTGAAGCGCCTGCGCGTCGGCCAGAGCAGCACCTTCTTCGTCGCCCAGCAACAGGAGCTCCTTTCCATCGCCGAGGTCCGCGAGGCCGCCGCGATGTCCGACTACCACAAAGCCCTCGCCGAATACGACCGCCAGCTCGGCCTCACCCTCGAGAAGCTCAACGTCACGCTGGATACGCCAAAGTAA
- a CDS encoding YciI family protein has translation MTPPLPRLALVLSLLLASVTLPALPAQEAAQTQRPRFIYLLSLVERLHTDAGWTKADEEIISRHFRHLKAATEQGQAIVVGRTLEAGDKTFGLVIFEADSPEAAQTFAESDPAVTGGIMTVEVRPFALVLMRKM, from the coding sequence ATGACCCCGCCCTTACCCCGCCTGGCCCTGGTTCTCTCCCTGCTGCTCGCCTCGGTCACCCTGCCGGCCCTCCCGGCCCAGGAAGCCGCCCAAACCCAGCGCCCCCGCTTCATCTACCTGCTGAGCCTCGTCGAGCGCCTGCACACGGACGCCGGCTGGACCAAGGCCGATGAGGAGATCATCAGCCGCCACTTCCGCCACCTGAAGGCCGCCACCGAACAAGGCCAGGCCATCGTCGTCGGCCGCACCCTCGAGGCGGGCGACAAGACTTTCGGCCTCGTGATCTTCGAGGCCGACAGCCCCGAGGCCGCCCAAACCTTCGCCGAGAGCGACCCGGCCGTCACCGGCGGCATCATGACCGTCGAAGTGCGCCCCTTCGCCTTGGTCCTGATGCGGAAAATGTAG
- a CDS encoding sulfite exporter TauE/SafE family protein, producing the protein MIPTLGYILLGLVAGFASGCFGIGGGIVIVPVLMLAFKVDYHVAVGTSLAMIIPISLAGSAANFSLGKINWPIFWACAVAGAVGAVLGSLFIQKIPPLYAKRAFAVFLLYAAARLWTK; encoded by the coding sequence ATGATTCCGACCCTCGGCTACATTCTTCTCGGCCTTGTCGCCGGTTTCGCCAGCGGTTGCTTTGGCATCGGCGGCGGCATCGTGATCGTGCCAGTGCTGATGCTGGCCTTCAAGGTCGACTACCATGTGGCGGTCGGCACCTCCCTGGCCATGATCATCCCGATCTCGCTGGCCGGCAGCGCCGCCAATTTCAGCCTCGGCAAGATCAACTGGCCGATCTTCTGGGCCTGCGCCGTCGCCGGTGCCGTCGGCGCGGTGCTCGGCTCCCTGTTCATCCAGAAAATCCCGCCCCTGTACGCCAAGCGCGCCTTCGCGGTTTTCCTGCTCTACGCCGCCGCGCGGTTGTGGACGAAGTAA